A part of Chiloscyllium punctatum isolate Juve2018m chromosome 27, sChiPun1.3, whole genome shotgun sequence genomic DNA contains:
- the sf3a3 gene encoding splicing factor 3A subunit 3 has protein sequence METILEQQRRYHEEKERLMDVMVKEMMVKKSTLRDQINSDHRARAVLDRYMEVAGNLRDLYEDKDSMRKDELNAISGPNEFGEFYNRLKMIKEFHRKHPNEISIPMSVEFEELMKTRDNPSEEAQNLVEFTDEEGYGRYLDLHDCYLKYINLKGSEKCDYITYLITFDQLFDIPKERKNAEYKRYLEMLLDYLQDYTDRVKPLLDQNELFGKIQIDFEKKWDNGTFPGWPKETSSALTHAGAHLDLSAFSSWEELASLGLDRLKSALMALGLKCGGTLEERAQRLFSTKGKSLEALDPSLFAKSKSKGTKKDSERNKEIAFLEAQVYEYIEILGEQRQLTRENVQRKQARTGEEREEEEEEHVSESESEDEENEIIYNPKNLPLGWDGKPIPYWLYKLHGLNINYNCEICGNYTYRGPKAFQRHFAEWRHAHGMRCLGIPNTAHFANVTQIEDAVSLWAKLKHSKAAERWQPDTEEEYEDSSGNVVNKKTYEDLKRQGLL, from the exons CTTCGGGACCAAATCAATTCCGATCATCGGGCCAGAGCAGTGCTTGAT AGGTACATGGAAGTGGCAGGAAATCTAAGAGACTTGTATGAAGACAAAGATAG TATGCGAAAGGATGAGTTAAATGCCATTTCAGGACCAAATGAATTCGGAGAATTCTACAATCGGCTGAAGATGatcaaagaattccacagaaaaCACCCAAATGAG ATAAGTATTCCAATGTCGGTGGAGTTCGAGGAGTTAATGAAGACCAGGGATAATCCAAGTGAGGAGGCACAGA ATCTCGTGGAGTtcacagatgaggaaggatatGGACGTTATCTTGACCTTCATGACTGTTACCTCAAATACATTAACCTGAAAGGTTCAGAG AAATGTGATTATATTACCTACTTGATTACATTTGACCAACTTTTTGATATTCCAAAAGAGAGAAAAAATGCAGAGTATAAGCG GTATCTGGAAATGTTGTTAGACTACCTCCAGGATTATACTGACCGTGTGAAACCTTTATTGGATCAGAATGAACTGTTTGGAAAAATACAAATTGACTTTGAGAAAAAATGGGATAACGGCACCTTTCCTGGCTGGCCA AAAGAGACAAGCAGTGCCCTGACTCATGCTGGTGCTCATTTAGATCTGTCAGCTTTCTCATCCTGGGAA GAGTTGGCTTCCTTGGGGTTGGACAGACTGAAATCCGCCTTAATGGCTTTGGGTCTGAAATGTGGTGG AACCTTAGAAGAGAGAGCCCAGAGGTTATTCAGTACTAAAGGGAAGTCTCTGGAGGCACTGGACCCTTCATTATTTGCAAAGTCTAAATCTAAAGGCACTAAAAA GGACTCGGAACGCAACAAAGAAATTGCTTTTCTTGAAGCTCAAGTGTATGAATACATAGAAATCCTTGGG GAACAGAGACAGCTAACCCGAGAAAATGTACAACGCAAGCAAGCTCGGACTGGTGAAGAacgagaggaggaggaagaggagcatGTCAGTGAGAGTGAAAGTGAAGATGAGGAAAATGAAATAATCTACAATCCCAAGAATTTGCCATTGGGTTGGGATGGCAAG CCCATTCCATATTGGTTGTACAAGCTGCATGGTTTGAACATCAACTATAATTGTGAAATCTGTGGAAATTATACATACAGAGGACCCAAAGCATTCCAGCGCCATTTTGCT GAATGGCGCCATGCCCATGGCATGAGGTGTCTTGGAATCCCTAACACGGCACATTTTGCAAATGTCACCCAAATTGAGGACGCTGTATCCT TGTGGGCGAAACTGAAGCACTCGAAGGCCGCAGAGAGATGGCAACCCGACACAGAG GAAGAATATGAAGACTCAAGTGGAAATGTAGTTAACAAGAAAACATATGAAGATTTGAAACGACAAGGGTTGCTCTAA